A window from Pseudomonas sp. MRSN 12121 encodes these proteins:
- a CDS encoding proline--tRNA ligase, whose product MRTSQFLLATQKETPSDAVVISHQLMLRAGMIRKLASGLYTWLPMGLRVMRKVEAIVREEMNAAGSLEVLMPSTQPAELWQESGRWEEYGPELLRFKDRHGRDFCAGPTHEEVITDLARNELSSYKQLPINLYQIQTKFRDEIRPRFGLMRGREFIMKDAYSFHADQASLQVTYDRMHEAYCNVFTRLGLKFRPVEADNGSIGGAGSHEFHVLAESGEDDIVFSNGSDYAANIEKAEAVPRETSRPAPSEELRLVDTPDAKTIAQLVEGYNLPIEKTVKTLVVHAEEAGKLIALIVRGDHELNEIKAANQPGVASPLVMASETELRDAIGAGAGSLGPLNLPLPIIIDRSVALMSDFGIGANIDDKHYFGFNWERDMALPTVADLRNVVAGDPSPDGKGTLEIKRGIEVGHIFQLGNKYSKAMKCEVLGENGKPVTLEMGCYGIGVSRVVAAAIEQNNDENGIIWSDTLAPFQIALVPLRYETEQVREATDKLYAQLTAAGFEVLLDDRDKKTSPGIKFADMELIGIPHRIVVSDRGLAEGNLEYKSRTEAEAQALPVADVLSFLQARIRR is encoded by the coding sequence ATGCGCACCAGTCAATTTTTGCTCGCCACACAGAAAGAAACGCCTTCCGATGCGGTCGTGATCAGCCATCAGCTGATGCTGCGCGCCGGCATGATCCGCAAACTGGCCTCGGGCCTGTACACCTGGCTCCCGATGGGCCTGCGGGTGATGCGCAAGGTCGAAGCCATCGTTCGTGAGGAAATGAACGCCGCCGGCTCCCTGGAAGTGTTGATGCCGAGCACGCAACCGGCTGAACTGTGGCAGGAATCCGGTCGCTGGGAGGAGTACGGCCCTGAACTGCTGCGCTTCAAGGATCGTCATGGCCGCGATTTCTGCGCTGGCCCGACCCACGAAGAAGTGATCACCGATCTGGCCCGCAACGAGCTGAGCAGCTACAAGCAGCTGCCGATCAACCTGTACCAGATCCAGACCAAATTCCGCGATGAAATCCGCCCACGCTTCGGCCTGATGCGCGGTCGCGAGTTCATCATGAAGGACGCCTATTCCTTCCACGCCGACCAGGCATCGCTGCAGGTCACCTACGACCGCATGCACGAAGCCTACTGCAACGTGTTCACCCGCCTGGGCCTGAAATTCCGTCCGGTAGAAGCGGACAACGGTTCCATTGGCGGCGCCGGCTCCCATGAGTTCCACGTACTGGCCGAGTCCGGCGAAGACGATATCGTCTTCAGCAACGGCTCCGACTACGCGGCGAACATCGAGAAAGCCGAAGCCGTGCCTCGTGAAACCTCGCGCCCGGCGCCAAGCGAAGAACTGCGCCTGGTCGATACCCCCGACGCGAAAACCATCGCGCAGCTGGTGGAAGGCTACAACCTGCCCATCGAAAAGACCGTCAAGACCCTGGTGGTGCATGCCGAGGAAGCCGGCAAGCTGATCGCCCTGATCGTTCGCGGCGACCACGAGCTGAACGAAATCAAGGCGGCCAACCAGCCTGGCGTGGCCAGCCCGCTGGTCATGGCCTCGGAAACCGAGCTGCGCGACGCCATCGGCGCCGGCGCCGGCTCCCTGGGCCCGCTGAACCTGCCGCTGCCGATCATCATCGACCGCTCGGTCGCCCTGATGAGCGACTTCGGCATCGGCGCGAACATCGACGACAAGCACTACTTCGGCTTCAACTGGGAACGCGACATGGCGCTCCCGACCGTGGCCGACCTGCGTAACGTGGTCGCCGGCGACCCGAGCCCGGACGGCAAGGGCACCCTGGAGATCAAGCGCGGCATCGAAGTCGGGCACATCTTCCAGCTGGGCAACAAGTACAGCAAGGCGATGAAGTGCGAAGTGCTGGGCGAGAACGGCAAGCCGGTCACCCTGGAAATGGGCTGCTACGGCATCGGCGTGTCCCGCGTGGTGGCCGCGGCCATCGAGCAGAACAACGACGAGAACGGCATCATCTGGAGCGACACCCTGGCGCCGTTCCAGATCGCCCTGGTGCCGCTGCGCTATGAAACCGAGCAGGTTCGCGAAGCCACCGACAAGCTGTACGCGCAACTGACCGCGGCCGGCTTCGAAGTGCTGCTGGACGATCGCGACAAGAAGACCAGCCCGGGCATCAAGTTCGCGGACATGGAACTGATCGGCATCCCACACCGGATCGTGGTCAGCGACCGTGGCCTGGCCGAAGGCAACCTGGAATACAAGAGCCGTACCGAAGCCGAGGCGCAAGCGCTGCCGGTGGCCGACGTGCTGTCCTTCCTCCAAGCCCGTATCCGTCGCTGA
- a CDS encoding AmpG family muropeptide MFS transporter has product MPRKTWRAALAAYASPSTLVLLLLGFAAGLPYMLVFSTLSVWLREAGVARETIGYASLIGLAYAFKWVWSPLLDQWRLPLLGKLGRRRSWLVLSQALVLLGLIGMGFCDPQKHLSWLIAIAVLVAFASATQDIAVDAYRLEIADDSRQAALAASYMSGYRVAALLATAGALFFAEGFGSTGFSYKHSAWTGTYVLFGVLMIPALLTTLFMREPPVPLRTQLSAGRYSFMHQLVSVFVLIVLLVSVPAMFTQLYNTDFASVLFEGVSLLDLLLEDRAFLRAILYIILTSLCLSAMGRRGLAPVLTPVNDFILRYRWQALLLLGLIATYRMSDTVMGVMANVFYIDQGFTKDQIASVSKIFGLIMTLVGAGMGGLLIVRFGILPILFIGGAASAATNLLFLMLADMGPNLQMLVLTISLDNFSSGLATSAFVAYLSSLTNLKFSATQYALLSSIMLLLPRLIGGYSGVMVEKFGYHDFFMITALLGVPTLILIALHWFQESRRAEPPAAPEATPPAAAVSEER; this is encoded by the coding sequence ATGCCCCGTAAAACCTGGCGCGCCGCGCTCGCCGCCTATGCCAGCCCCTCGACGCTCGTGCTGTTGCTGCTTGGTTTCGCCGCCGGCCTGCCCTACATGCTGGTGTTTTCGACGCTTTCGGTCTGGTTGCGTGAAGCCGGCGTGGCTCGCGAGACCATTGGCTATGCCAGCCTGATCGGCCTGGCCTATGCCTTCAAATGGGTCTGGTCGCCCTTGCTCGACCAATGGCGCCTGCCGCTGCTGGGCAAACTCGGACGCCGCCGCTCCTGGCTGGTCCTGTCGCAAGCGCTGGTGCTCCTCGGGCTGATCGGCATGGGGTTCTGCGATCCGCAAAAACACCTGTCCTGGCTGATCGCCATTGCCGTTCTCGTCGCCTTCGCCTCGGCCACCCAGGACATCGCGGTGGACGCCTACCGCCTGGAAATCGCCGACGACAGCCGCCAGGCCGCCCTGGCTGCCAGCTACATGTCCGGCTACCGCGTCGCGGCGCTGCTGGCCACCGCCGGCGCCCTGTTCTTCGCCGAAGGCTTCGGCTCCACCGGTTTCAGCTACAAGCATTCGGCCTGGACCGGCACCTATGTGCTGTTCGGCGTCCTGATGATTCCCGCGCTGCTGACCACCCTGTTCATGCGCGAACCACCAGTGCCGCTGCGCACCCAGCTGTCCGCCGGACGCTACAGTTTCATGCACCAGCTGGTCTCGGTGTTCGTGCTGATCGTGCTGCTGGTGTCCGTGCCGGCGATGTTCACCCAGCTGTACAACACCGATTTCGCCAGCGTGCTGTTCGAAGGCGTCAGCCTGCTGGACCTGTTGCTGGAAGACCGGGCGTTCCTGCGGGCCATCCTCTACATCATCCTGACGTCCCTGTGCCTGTCGGCCATGGGCCGTCGCGGCCTGGCGCCGGTGCTGACCCCCGTCAACGACTTCATCCTGCGCTACCGCTGGCAAGCGCTGCTGTTGCTGGGCCTGATCGCCACCTACCGGATGTCGGACACGGTGATGGGCGTGATGGCCAACGTCTTCTACATCGACCAGGGCTTCACCAAGGACCAGATCGCCAGCGTCAGCAAGATTTTCGGCCTGATCATGACCCTGGTCGGGGCCGGCATGGGCGGCCTGCTGATCGTGCGCTTCGGCATCCTGCCGATCCTGTTCATCGGTGGCGCCGCTTCCGCCGCGACCAACCTGCTGTTCCTGATGCTCGCCGACATGGGCCCCAACCTGCAGATGCTGGTGCTGACCATTTCCCTGGACAACTTCAGCTCGGGCCTGGCCACCTCGGCCTTCGTCGCCTACCTGTCGAGCCTGACCAACCTGAAATTCTCGGCGACCCAGTACGCCCTGCTCAGCTCGATCATGCTGCTGTTGCCACGCCTGATCGGCGGTTATTCCGGCGTCATGGTGGAGAAGTTCGGTTATCACGACTTCTTCATGATCACCGCACTGCTCGGCGTGCCGACGTTGATCCTGATCGCCCTGCACTGGTTCCAGGAAAGCCGTCGCGCCGAGCCGCCGGCAGCCCCCGAAGCCACGCCGCCAGCGGCCGCCGTCAGCGAAGAACGCTAA
- a CDS encoding MGMT family protein translates to MTEPLDTAQSPAEIRRTALYLTLAQVPEGKVVSYGQLGEMAGLGRAARWVGRTLSQLPADTTLPWHRVLGAGGRISLPAGSASGDEQRARLRMEGVSILNNRVDIRRHGWRPVEHSG, encoded by the coding sequence GTGACCGAACCGCTCGACACCGCCCAAAGTCCCGCCGAAATCCGACGCACGGCGCTCTACCTGACCCTCGCCCAAGTGCCGGAAGGCAAAGTGGTCAGCTATGGCCAACTGGGGGAAATGGCCGGCCTGGGACGTGCCGCGCGCTGGGTCGGGCGCACGCTCAGCCAGTTGCCCGCCGACACCACCCTGCCCTGGCACCGTGTGCTGGGCGCGGGCGGGCGTATCAGCCTGCCTGCGGGCAGCGCATCGGGCGACGAACAGCGCGCGCGATTGCGCATGGAAGGTGTCTCGATCCTGAACAATCGAGTGGATATTCGGCGCCATGGCTGGCGTCCGGTAGAGCACAGCGGTTAG
- a CDS encoding DUF481 domain-containing protein, translating to MLSRTLLCLAVFSASSPLLADTVWLKNGDRLSGKIKVFDGGKLLIQTEYAGAIPIDWKQVKTLESDQELLVKQDAYSGEKAKSLHAAEDGKVTLANGEAPKTVELASIQQILKPKPVVEDLVWKGNVDMALDYQRADKDTDDYDIDFKTSARHGKWRHTAEGEYNREFQNDVVTTDNWRAEYALDRFLTDQWFWQGRLNYKRDKVEDLARQRVVGTGPGYQFWDDELGAFSLGSLFNRTDYEYKDGGKDNFYSLAMKWDYNRYLIGKRVELFTNGEVGKPLSDVANYALDAEIGLRYKVTDWASLNLKAERDIISGTKDSDLNKTRYTAGFGVAW from the coding sequence ATGTTGTCCAGAACCCTGCTGTGCCTTGCCGTTTTCAGTGCCTCCAGCCCCTTGCTCGCCGATACCGTGTGGTTGAAGAACGGTGACCGCCTGAGTGGCAAGATCAAAGTCTTCGACGGTGGCAAATTATTGATCCAGACCGAGTATGCCGGGGCCATCCCGATCGACTGGAAACAGGTCAAGACCCTGGAAAGCGACCAGGAACTGCTGGTCAAGCAGGACGCCTATAGCGGTGAGAAGGCCAAGTCCCTGCATGCGGCGGAAGATGGCAAGGTGACCCTGGCCAACGGCGAGGCGCCGAAGACCGTGGAGCTGGCGAGCATCCAGCAGATCCTCAAGCCCAAGCCGGTGGTCGAGGACCTGGTGTGGAAGGGCAATGTCGATATGGCGCTGGATTATCAGCGGGCGGACAAGGACACCGACGACTACGACATCGACTTCAAGACCTCGGCGCGCCATGGCAAATGGCGGCACACCGCGGAAGGCGAATACAACCGCGAGTTCCAGAACGATGTGGTCACCACCGACAACTGGCGCGCCGAATACGCCCTGGACCGCTTCCTGACCGACCAGTGGTTCTGGCAGGGCCGCTTGAATTACAAGCGCGACAAGGTCGAGGACCTGGCCCGCCAGCGCGTGGTGGGTACCGGCCCGGGCTATCAGTTCTGGGACGACGAGCTGGGTGCGTTCTCCCTCGGGTCGCTGTTCAACCGTACAGACTATGAGTACAAGGATGGCGGCAAGGACAACTTCTATTCCCTGGCCATGAAGTGGGACTACAACCGCTACCTGATCGGCAAGCGAGTCGAGCTGTTTACCAATGGCGAGGTGGGCAAGCCGCTCTCCGATGTGGCCAATTACGCCCTGGATGCCGAAATCGGCCTGCGCTACAAGGTCACGGACTGGGCGTCGCTCAACCTCAAGGCCGAGCGCGACATCATCAGCGGCACCAAGGACAGCGACCTCAACAAGACCCGCTACACCGCGGGGTTTGGCGTGGCCTGGTAA
- a CDS encoding toxin-antitoxin system YwqK family antitoxin, with protein sequence MPFKHWKSLSTAVLTFTLPLTLSAAPVPDHPTVITSMNTRSSYIGVDSEQQPQLRLAVLLELSTAHRCGSNEVYLTPESAGIPEESFSRALGEIQQLIDQQVPLLLTLSDCDGKRAFFKKVRPCTPEECGDLTASLVDGKLYLDEQYAPTGQSLASYYLKMPMSYDKRQKAWHAKVFYAESGTLRRDFFVSTEDFVSGKPVHTSKTYYPSGQIGQSIGYDAQGRRQGEVLTYSENGVVVERTNYLDDLLEGRQTTYHDNGKVAEAYNWHQDKRVDGEYLEYDENGKLAGRITYRDNLLDGPAISYYPDGRVKNSGTFVAGKKVGPSPSYYPDGTLEGTVDYVDNQPVGWQVEYHPNGKVKQKQFNDEHGTQRSYALWNEQGVQTLQWQWDEQHREQGDFKEWYDNGRLKDHKIYKDAQLQGPALTWYENGQMKSSTDYLDGQEHGWMRFWNEDGSTRSECQYQAGARQGTCS encoded by the coding sequence ATGCCGTTCAAACACTGGAAGTCGTTGAGCACTGCCGTACTGACCTTCACCCTCCCGCTCACTCTCTCGGCCGCCCCTGTCCCCGACCACCCAACGGTCATCACCAGCATGAACACCCGCTCCAGCTACATCGGGGTGGACTCGGAACAACAGCCCCAGCTGCGGCTCGCGGTGCTGCTGGAGCTTTCCACTGCCCATCGCTGTGGAAGCAACGAGGTGTATCTCACGCCGGAATCGGCAGGCATTCCCGAAGAATCATTCAGCAGAGCCCTGGGAGAGATTCAGCAACTGATCGATCAACAGGTCCCTCTGTTGCTAACCCTTTCGGACTGCGACGGAAAACGCGCCTTCTTCAAGAAAGTCCGGCCCTGTACCCCCGAAGAGTGCGGTGACCTGACCGCTTCCCTGGTCGACGGCAAGCTCTATCTCGACGAGCAATACGCGCCGACAGGCCAGAGCCTGGCCTCGTACTACCTGAAGATGCCGATGAGCTACGACAAACGGCAAAAAGCCTGGCACGCGAAAGTCTTCTATGCCGAATCAGGCACCCTGCGCCGGGACTTTTTCGTCAGCACCGAGGACTTCGTTTCAGGCAAGCCCGTGCACACCTCGAAAACCTACTACCCGAGCGGCCAGATCGGTCAAAGCATCGGCTATGACGCCCAAGGCAGACGCCAGGGAGAGGTGCTGACCTACTCCGAGAACGGTGTCGTGGTCGAACGCACGAACTACCTGGACGACCTTCTCGAGGGTCGGCAAACCACCTACCACGACAATGGCAAGGTGGCCGAGGCCTACAACTGGCACCAGGACAAACGCGTCGACGGCGAATACCTGGAATACGACGAGAACGGCAAGCTCGCCGGTCGCATCACCTACCGCGACAACCTGCTGGACGGCCCAGCCATCAGCTATTACCCGGATGGGCGGGTCAAGAACAGTGGCACCTTCGTCGCCGGCAAGAAAGTCGGGCCCAGCCCGTCCTACTACCCCGATGGCACCCTGGAAGGCACTGTCGACTACGTCGACAACCAGCCCGTGGGCTGGCAGGTCGAGTACCACCCCAACGGCAAGGTAAAGCAGAAGCAATTCAACGACGAACACGGCACCCAGCGCAGTTATGCCCTTTGGAACGAACAGGGCGTGCAGACCCTCCAGTGGCAGTGGGATGAACAGCACCGCGAGCAGGGTGATTTCAAGGAGTGGTACGACAATGGCCGGCTCAAGGACCACAAGATCTACAAGGACGCACAGCTGCAAGGGCCTGCGCTTACCTGGTACGAAAACGGCCAGATGAAGTCATCCACGGACTACCTCGACGGCCAGGAGCACGGTTGGATGCGCTTCTGGAACGAAGACGGCAGCACACGAAGCGAATGCCAGTACCAGGCCGGCGCCCGTCAAGGGACCTGCAGCTGA
- a CDS encoding cold-shock protein: MSNRQTGTVKWFNDEKGFGFITPQSGDDLFVHFKAIQSDGFKTLKEGQQVSFIATRGQKGMQAEEVQVI; encoded by the coding sequence ATGTCCAATCGCCAAACCGGTACCGTTAAGTGGTTCAACGATGAAAAAGGCTTCGGCTTCATCACTCCACAATCCGGTGACGACCTGTTCGTACACTTCAAAGCTATCCAATCCGACGGTTTCAAAACCCTGAAAGAAGGCCAGCAGGTTTCTTTCATCGCTACCCGCGGTCAGAAAGGCATGCAAGCTGAAGAAGTTCAAGTTATCTAA
- the dcd gene encoding dCTP deaminase — protein MSIKSDKWIRRMAQEHGMIEPFVERQMRGEGADRLISFGVSSYGYDVRCADEFKVFTNINSATVDPKNFDAGSFVDIKSDVCIIPPNSFALARTVEYFRIPRNVLTICLGKSTYARCGIIVNVTPLEPEWEGHVTLEFSNTTTLPAKIYANEGVAQMLFLESDEECEVSYKDRGGKYQGQRGVTLPRT, from the coding sequence ATGAGCATCAAATCGGACAAGTGGATTCGCCGCATGGCGCAAGAGCACGGCATGATCGAGCCTTTCGTGGAGCGCCAGATGCGTGGCGAAGGCGCGGACCGGCTGATTTCTTTCGGCGTTTCGAGCTACGGCTACGATGTGCGCTGCGCCGATGAGTTCAAGGTGTTCACCAACATCAATTCGGCCACCGTCGATCCGAAAAACTTCGATGCCGGCAGCTTCGTCGACATCAAGAGCGACGTCTGCATCATCCCGCCCAACTCCTTCGCTCTGGCCCGTACCGTCGAATACTTCCGCATCCCGCGCAATGTGCTGACGATCTGCCTGGGCAAGAGCACTTATGCCCGTTGCGGCATCATCGTCAACGTCACTCCGCTCGAGCCTGAGTGGGAAGGCCACGTGACCCTGGAATTCTCCAACACCACCACCTTGCCGGCGAAGATCTACGCCAACGAAGGCGTGGCGCAGATGCTGTTCCTGGAGTCCGACGAAGAGTGCGAAGTGTCCTATAAGGACCGTGGCGGCAAGTACCAGGGCCAGCGTGGCGTGACCCTGCCGCGTACCTGA
- a CDS encoding ABC transporter ATP-binding protein gives MYKLTIEGLHKCYGDNEVLKGVSLKARTGDVISLIGASGSGKSTFLRCINFLETPDDGAMSLDGQAIRMVKDRHGMHVADAEELQRIRTRLAMVFQHFNLWSHMTVLENITMAPRRVLGISKSEAEERARRYLDKVGLPARVAGQYPAFLSGGQQQRVAIARALAMEPEVMLFDEPTSALDPELVGEVLKVIQGLAEEGRTMIMVTHEMSFARKVSSQVLFLHKGLVEEEGVPEEVLGNPKSERLKQFLSGNLK, from the coding sequence ATGTACAAACTGACCATCGAAGGCCTGCATAAATGCTACGGCGACAATGAAGTGCTCAAAGGGGTCTCGCTCAAGGCCAGGACCGGCGACGTGATCAGCCTGATCGGCGCCAGCGGCTCGGGCAAAAGCACCTTCCTGCGTTGCATCAACTTCCTCGAGACCCCGGACGACGGTGCCATGAGCCTCGACGGCCAGGCGATCCGCATGGTCAAGGACCGCCACGGCATGCACGTGGCCGACGCCGAGGAGCTGCAACGGATCCGCACCCGCCTGGCCATGGTGTTCCAGCACTTCAACCTGTGGAGCCACATGACCGTGCTGGAAAACATCACCATGGCGCCGCGCCGGGTACTGGGCATCAGCAAGAGCGAGGCCGAGGAGCGCGCCCGGCGCTACCTGGACAAGGTCGGCCTGCCCGCCCGGGTAGCCGGCCAGTACCCGGCCTTTCTCTCCGGCGGCCAGCAGCAGCGGGTGGCGATTGCCCGGGCCCTGGCGATGGAACCGGAAGTGATGCTGTTCGACGAACCCACCTCGGCCCTCGACCCAGAGCTGGTGGGCGAAGTGCTCAAGGTGATCCAGGGGCTGGCCGAGGAAGGCCGGACCATGATCATGGTCACCCATGAAATGAGCTTCGCGCGCAAGGTGTCGAGCCAGGTGCTGTTCCTGCACAAGGGGCTGGTGGAAGAAGAAGGCGTGCCGGAAGAGGTGCTGGGCAATCCGAAGAGCGAGCGCCTGAAACAGTTTCTCAGCGGCAACCTGAAGTAG